A part of Myxococcales bacterium genomic DNA contains:
- a CDS encoding sodium-translocating pyrophosphatase: MSVVFLCVLGAVIYALYMVRSLMTESAGNEAMKAIAGAIHEGACAYLNRQYKVIFFIGVLIAFSLTALLGVYVGLGFAVGAILSGLAGYIGMHVSVRANVRTAQAARVSLKKALKLSFDSGAITGLLVVALGLLSVAGYYFYLKGLSLDTRTQLEALVSLSFGASLISIFARLGGGIFTKGADVGADMVGKIEAGIPEDDPSNPAVIADNVGDNVGDCAGMAADLFETYVVTLVGTMLLAGIYFKGPSLEKMLLFPMLIAGVCIAASVVGSFFVKLGPSENVMGALYKGFIATLVFSAAALFYLCYSWIGFDQVFYNAQATFSGQNLFVCTLIGLAVTGLLMKTTEYYTMTHYRPVKSIALSSASGHGTNIIQGIAISMEATALPVIIISAGILIAFQSAGLFGIAIAATTMLAVAGMVVALDAFGPVTDNAGGIAQMAGLDSQVRKITDTLDAVGNTTKAVTKGYAIGSAGFAALVLFSAFLADLTYYFPNIQISFSLSDPYVMTGLFVGGLLPYLFGAMSMMAVGRAAQSVVFEVRRQFADNPDLKRGIGKADHTRAVDILTKNAIREMVLPSLLPVLAPILAYGIIYFLVGQTQAFVVLGSMLLGLVITGLFVGLSMTSGGGAWDNAKKHIEDGFFGGKGSEAHKAAITGDTVGDPYKDTAGPAINPMIKIANIVALLLLATLGHIR, encoded by the coding sequence ATGAGCGTAGTGTTTCTTTGCGTGCTTGGAGCAGTTATTTACGCTCTTTATATGGTTCGTAGTCTAATGACTGAAAGCGCTGGTAATGAAGCCATGAAGGCGATTGCAGGGGCTATTCATGAAGGAGCCTGTGCTTATCTCAATCGCCAATACAAGGTGATTTTTTTTATTGGAGTTTTAATCGCTTTTTCTTTGACAGCTCTTCTTGGGGTTTATGTTGGCCTTGGATTTGCCGTAGGAGCCATTTTATCAGGACTTGCAGGCTACATCGGCATGCATGTATCGGTTCGCGCGAATGTTCGGACAGCACAGGCTGCGCGGGTGAGTCTTAAAAAAGCACTTAAACTTTCCTTCGATTCAGGAGCAATCACAGGACTTTTGGTGGTTGCGCTAGGGCTTTTAAGCGTGGCAGGATACTACTTTTACTTGAAAGGCCTTAGTCTTGATACCAGAACTCAGCTCGAGGCGCTCGTTTCTCTTTCATTTGGCGCATCGCTTATTTCAATATTTGCTCGTCTTGGGGGAGGAATTTTTACCAAGGGAGCTGATGTCGGTGCTGACATGGTAGGAAAAATTGAAGCTGGAATTCCCGAAGATGATCCAAGCAACCCCGCGGTAATTGCTGACAATGTTGGAGATAACGTTGGCGATTGTGCTGGAATGGCTGCAGATTTATTTGAAACTTACGTTGTTACTCTAGTAGGTACAATGCTTCTTGCCGGGATTTATTTCAAGGGACCGAGCTTAGAAAAAATGTTGCTTTTTCCCATGTTGATTGCTGGAGTATGTATAGCTGCTTCGGTTGTAGGATCTTTTTTTGTAAAACTTGGCCCGAGCGAGAACGTTATGGGAGCTTTATACAAAGGTTTTATTGCAACACTTGTATTTTCTGCAGCAGCGCTCTTTTATCTTTGCTATTCCTGGATTGGTTTCGATCAAGTTTTTTACAATGCTCAGGCCACCTTTTCTGGACAAAATTTATTTGTGTGTACTCTGATAGGCTTGGCTGTAACCGGTTTATTAATGAAGACAACTGAATATTATACAATGACACATTACCGTCCTGTAAAAAGCATTGCACTTTCATCAGCCTCTGGGCATGGAACAAATATCATTCAAGGTATAGCAATTTCCATGGAAGCAACGGCTTTGCCGGTTATCATTATCAGTGCAGGCATACTGATAGCATTTCAATCAGCGGGTCTTTTTGGAATAGCCATTGCGGCAACCACAATGCTCGCCGTAGCAGGAATGGTGGTAGCTCTCGATGCTTTTGGACCAGTGACTGATAATGCAGGTGGGATTGCTCAAATGGCAGGACTGGATAGCCAGGTCAGAAAGATCACTGATACGCTCGATGCTGTAGGCAATACCACTAAAGCTGTTACCAAGGGATATGCTATCGGTTCAGCCGGATTTGCTGCTTTGGTTCTTTTTTCAGCCTTTTTAGCCGATCTCACCTATTATTTTCCCAACATACAAATATCTTTTTCTTTGTCGGATCCTTACGTAATGACAGGACTTTTTGTCGGTGGGCTTCTGCCGTATTTATTCGGAGCTATGAGTATGATGGCGGTTGGACGAGCTGCACAATCGGTTGTGTTTGAAGTACGCAGGCAATTTGCTGATAACCCTGATTTAAAGCGCGGCATCGGCAAGGCTGATCACACGAGAGCAGTTGATATTTTAACTAAAAATGCCATCCGCGAAATGGTGTTGCCTTCCTTGTTGCCAGTTTTGGCCCCAATTTTAGCCTACGGAATCATTTATTTTCTTGTGGGCCAAACTCAAGCTTTTGTGGTATTGGGATCAATGTTATTAGGGCTTGTCATCACGGGCTTGTTCGTAGGCTTGTCCATGACCTCCGGAGGTGGCGCTTGGGACAATGCCAAAAAACACATTGAGGACGGCTTTTTTGGCGGCAAGGGATCGGAAGCTCACAAAGCAGCTATCACTGGAGATACAGTAGGAGATCCTTACAAAGATACTGCAGGTCCTGCTATTAACCCCATGATAAAAATTGCCAATATTGTTGCTTTATTACTGCTCGCGACTTTAGGGCATA
- a CDS encoding dicarboxylate/amino acid:cation symporter, whose protein sequence is MQKKWLPSHNILTIIALVVGIFSAFLNNSWLFDVAEVVADISLRVMKLVAVPLLFLSVVSSASHFDNFNEIKNLGKKLVKYTMLTTLLAALTAECLYWLLGSYIFTTGHLNAESGTSKPSLLNALLNMLPDNLAKAFLDNNVLGLVIIAICLALALLTIKPREKEIVFAFFGGLLNALMKIVHFALKFLPFSVWAFVTLLVQQIINEDTSSISIVGGLIITVIAANILQGVVVIPMLLKAKGIAPLKLASSVKEALFLAFFTRSSTATLPVTLEHSIRDAKISEDVARLSLPLCSTINMNGCAQFILLSVYFVSAFTGNPLAWWEHVGMIIVSVVAAVGNAGVPMGCFFLASSILASKNIPLHLMGSILPLYTFVDMIETSLNVWSDVSVAKIVDNEINSKIVS, encoded by the coding sequence ATGCAGAAAAAATGGTTACCCTCTCATAATATTCTTACTATCATAGCTTTAGTGGTAGGGATTTTTAGCGCATTTTTGAATAATTCTTGGTTGTTTGATGTGGCCGAAGTTGTGGCCGATATATCCCTTCGTGTCATGAAATTGGTAGCAGTGCCTTTATTATTTTTGTCTGTTGTATCGTCTGCTTCTCACTTTGATAACTTCAATGAAATAAAAAATTTGGGCAAAAAACTTGTTAAATACACCATGCTCACCACCCTGCTTGCTGCACTTACGGCGGAATGCTTGTATTGGCTGTTGGGCTCTTACATCTTTACTACCGGGCATCTTAATGCTGAATCAGGTACGAGTAAGCCAAGTTTGCTCAATGCATTGCTCAACATGCTGCCTGATAATTTAGCTAAGGCTTTTCTTGATAACAACGTTTTAGGCCTGGTTATTATTGCAATTTGTTTGGCGCTGGCGTTGCTTACAATTAAGCCTCGCGAAAAAGAAATCGTTTTTGCTTTTTTTGGTGGTCTCTTAAATGCATTAATGAAAATTGTTCACTTCGCTTTGAAATTTCTACCTTTTTCAGTTTGGGCTTTTGTCACCTTATTAGTGCAACAAATAATTAACGAAGATACAAGCTCTATCAGTATTGTTGGTGGACTTATTATAACCGTCATTGCTGCAAATATTTTACAAGGGGTTGTCGTTATTCCGATGCTTTTAAAAGCAAAGGGTATTGCTCCGTTAAAGCTTGCATCTAGTGTGAAGGAAGCGCTGTTTTTAGCCTTTTTTACTCGCTCTTCTACTGCAACCTTGCCTGTGACGCTCGAGCATTCTATTCGTGATGCAAAAATAAGCGAGGATGTTGCGAGATTAAGCCTCCCATTATGCTCGACAATAAACATGAATGGGTGTGCTCAGTTTATTCTTTTAAGCGTTTATTTCGTTTCTGCTTTCACAGGAAATCCTTTGGCATGGTGGGAACACGTAGGCATGATCATCGTTAGCGTTGTTGCTGCGGTTGGTAATGCTGGTGTACCTATGGGTTGCTTTTTTCTTGCGAGTTCAATTTTAGCTTCTAAAAATATTCCCCTGCATCTGATGGGAAGTATTTTGCCGCTTTATACTTTTGTCGATATGATTGAAACTTCGCTCAATGTCTGGTCTGATGTGAGCGTAGCTAAGATCGTAGATAATGAAATTAACTCGAAAATAGTTTCCTAA
- the purD gene encoding phosphoribosylamine--glycine ligase, producing the protein MAERIVILGNGAREHALAYRLERNDEGVKDRNRHIVLLGGNAGIAREFECINLKSNKIVDCVQTIKRLQPKLVVVGPEWWLEQGIKNALSSENIAAFGPTKNAALLESSKNFMKQQCAIAGVKTAQYKLFDDPQKATGWIHSLEESPLVIKLDGLCSGKGVYVAPSKSHALEHIDYLFNEDGLKNLGVTRPTFIVEKFIKGHEVSVFGLCDGNNAVLFSPLQDYKRLLDNDKGPNTGGMGAIAFLGENQPERVQFLERVKNEIFLPILRLMASQGTPFQGLLYAGLMLEKDDINLLEFNVRFGDPETQALMFALKHDIYPLLHQIAHNEAIDHKTWQNKLIDCEQAVCVVLASESYPAKTQEHCLLSLPQNLPDDTHIFFASTSFNQEGCLQAQNGRVMSVTSKAHSIEEARAKAYQAISKIQFMGMQYRTDIGTNMSQLF; encoded by the coding sequence ATGGCTGAAAGAATTGTTATCCTAGGAAATGGGGCTCGTGAGCATGCGCTGGCATATAGACTTGAACGTAATGATGAAGGAGTAAAAGATCGTAATCGTCACATCGTTCTTCTGGGTGGAAATGCTGGGATAGCCAGAGAATTTGAATGCATAAACCTAAAATCAAATAAAATTGTAGATTGTGTTCAAACAATAAAGCGGCTTCAACCAAAGCTCGTGGTAGTCGGTCCAGAATGGTGGCTTGAGCAGGGAATTAAAAATGCTCTAAGCTCGGAAAATATTGCCGCTTTTGGTCCAACAAAAAATGCTGCTTTGCTTGAATCAAGTAAAAATTTCATGAAGCAACAATGCGCCATAGCCGGTGTAAAAACAGCTCAGTACAAATTATTTGATGATCCTCAAAAAGCTACAGGGTGGATTCATTCACTTGAAGAATCACCCTTAGTTATCAAATTGGATGGGCTCTGCAGTGGAAAGGGAGTATACGTAGCCCCATCTAAATCTCACGCATTAGAACATATTGACTATCTTTTTAATGAAGATGGCTTGAAAAATTTAGGTGTCACTAGACCTACCTTTATTGTTGAAAAGTTTATTAAAGGGCACGAAGTTTCTGTTTTTGGCCTTTGTGATGGAAACAACGCTGTGCTGTTTAGCCCCCTACAGGACTACAAGCGACTTCTCGACAATGATAAAGGTCCAAATACCGGTGGTATGGGAGCCATAGCATTTTTGGGTGAAAACCAGCCAGAGCGTGTACAGTTTTTAGAGAGAGTAAAAAATGAAATATTTCTTCCAATACTGAGGCTTATGGCATCACAGGGAACACCTTTTCAAGGACTCCTTTATGCTGGTCTCATGTTGGAAAAAGACGACATTAATCTTTTAGAATTTAACGTTCGCTTCGGTGATCCGGAAACTCAAGCGCTCATGTTTGCACTTAAACACGATATTTACCCACTGCTTCACCAAATAGCCCACAACGAAGCCATAGATCATAAAACGTGGCAAAATAAATTAATAGACTGCGAGCAAGCGGTATGTGTTGTACTAGCCAGCGAATCCTATCCAGCAAAGACTCAAGAGCACTGCCTTCTTTCGTTACCTCAGAATCTCCCCGATGACACTCACATATTTTTTGCCAGCACATCTTTCAATCAAGAGGGCTGTTTGCAAGCACAGAATGGTCGAGTAATGTCAGTTACGAGTAAGGCACACAGCATTGAAGAGGCTCGCGCAAAAGCGTATCAGGCAATAAGTAAAATCCAATTTATGGGTATGCAATATCGAACTGATATCGGTACAAATATGAGTCAATTATTTTAG
- a CDS encoding YajQ family cyclic di-GMP-binding protein, with product MPSFDILSEIDSHEVQNAFDQTEREINQRFDFRGTQSFIKKTNDGFELSANSDDKVKAIWEVLRDKFVKRKLSLKFLEHKDPVPAAGSTYKINVVLKKGIDKENAKKLVQLIKNQKNLKVTPSIQGEAVRVTGKKKDDLQEAMAVIRQNEFPLELSFANFRE from the coding sequence ATGCCGTCATTTGATATTTTATCTGAGATTGATAGCCATGAAGTGCAAAACGCATTCGATCAAACTGAAAGAGAAATCAATCAACGTTTTGATTTCCGAGGCACACAAAGCTTTATCAAAAAAACCAATGATGGTTTTGAGCTAAGTGCAAATAGCGATGATAAAGTAAAAGCAATATGGGAAGTTTTACGAGATAAATTTGTCAAAAGAAAATTATCTTTAAAATTTCTCGAGCATAAAGATCCTGTTCCTGCAGCAGGATCCACCTATAAAATCAACGTAGTTCTCAAAAAAGGTATAGATAAAGAAAATGCCAAAAAGTTAGTACAACTTATAAAAAATCAGAAAAACTTAAAAGTTACTCCTTCGATTCAAGGTGAAGCAGTGAGAGTCACCGGCAAGAAAAAGGATGATCTGCAAGAAGCTATGGCAGTAATTCGACAAAATGAATTTCCTCTTGAATTAAGTTTTGCCAATTTTCGAGAGTAA
- a CDS encoding SDR family oxidoreductase — MKIALITGSAIRIGRGIAETMLEANYRLILHAHTSIETLNEWVKKNTRKDQVIATICADLSSEKGQIEFCQKVQECTDRLHTIVHNASVFKPEVFESISRESYRLNQGINLDAPFFITQSLLPLLRKSENPSVINIIDALWSRPRPLFSHYSVGKAGLAILTKVLAQELAPKIRVNAIAPGTFLFQPFHSQQTRAQVINKIPLGKIGTVNEIGKTVLFISESLYMTGEIISIDGGRSLV; from the coding sequence ATGAAAATTGCCTTAATAACTGGTTCTGCCATACGTATAGGCAGAGGAATTGCCGAAACAATGCTTGAAGCAAACTATCGGCTTATTCTCCACGCCCACACTTCTATAGAAACTCTAAACGAGTGGGTAAAAAAAAATACACGAAAGGATCAAGTCATTGCAACTATTTGTGCTGACTTATCCAGCGAGAAAGGCCAAATAGAATTTTGCCAAAAAGTACAAGAATGCACCGACAGACTGCATACGATTGTGCACAACGCATCGGTATTTAAACCAGAAGTTTTTGAATCCATAAGTCGTGAATCTTATCGTTTAAACCAGGGGATCAACTTAGACGCCCCTTTTTTTATCACACAATCTCTACTTCCTCTTTTGAGGAAATCGGAAAACCCATCGGTAATAAATATCATCGATGCCTTATGGAGTCGCCCTCGTCCTCTCTTTTCTCACTATTCTGTTGGCAAAGCGGGGCTCGCTATCCTAACAAAAGTTTTGGCTCAAGAATTAGCCCCTAAAATTCGAGTCAACGCCATTGCACCAGGAACATTCTTATTTCAACCTTTTCACAGTCAACAAACAAGAGCTCAGGTCATCAACAAAATCCCTCTTGGAAAAATCGGCACCGTCAATGAAATCGGAAAAACTGTTCTATTTATTTCTGAATCTCTTTATATGACGGGAGAAATTATCAGCATTGATGGTGGCAGAAGTTTAGTTTAG
- a CDS encoding S8 family serine peptidase, producing the protein MIKIFKGLCILAFGLATTGQQAIASEYMPNKSESRPKKQKNSNRRILVRYKDSITLNKMNASHFSAGAYVLKSFELPKNLEVVEVAKGISVEAALEYYQESDDVLYAELDAPWHAYMEPPPSEPVDPVEPPPETDEIDPRFSEQWGLDNKGQTGGTNDVDINAPEMWEQITGDKDIVIAVIDTGVNYEHPDLKNNIWTNPGEIPGNGIDDDGNGVIDDVHGFNAVAAEQDPSSATAGDPMDDHGHGSHCAGIIAAEAMNSHGGRGVMQHASIIGCKFLTAEGGGETSGAIACLEYLRNLKIREKNPVNIFATSNSWGGGVKSQALEDAIRAHQEEGILFIAAASNDNQNNDTTDVYPANYTLSNIVSVAATDHNDERAWFSNYGKRTVHLAAPGVDILSTVLGSDYEKMSGTSMATPFVSGLAGMIKTKFPSYNYVQIKNLLMTGGTPVEGLKDITISGRRIRAIDQGGFGSISCENQIVSTRLSPIENKLLLPVGSNLKLSALNINCSEPNGDVVVPMMPDDTKLTLSNKNLFGKNSLKDGIYEQDWVAQSPGVFQFLFPENDQVTVNVYDPTHMRAYVAHDENQFEYRHIQGTALEAHDDWIATIDTPFPIKFGGEDQAFSMITIGSNGAASLTNTAPIDLTNTELPNEKFMSLIAPFWDDLNPAASDGDIYFDTIGEAPNREFVIEWRNIRHYNSYDDMTFEIVFFENSSDILFNYLDVNVESSVIDKGASATIGIQTTPEHTLTLSYNDGTVIDSNKGIRFTLDSLLN; encoded by the coding sequence ATGATCAAAATTTTCAAAGGACTTTGTATCCTTGCTTTCGGATTAGCGACAACAGGTCAACAAGCCATAGCATCGGAATACATGCCTAACAAATCGGAATCAAGACCTAAAAAGCAAAAAAATTCAAACCGTCGGATACTTGTTCGTTACAAAGATTCCATTACACTCAATAAAATGAATGCCTCTCATTTTTCTGCAGGAGCCTATGTATTAAAATCATTTGAGCTGCCAAAAAATCTAGAAGTTGTCGAAGTAGCCAAAGGAATATCAGTCGAAGCTGCGCTTGAATATTATCAAGAAAGTGACGACGTTCTTTACGCAGAATTAGATGCCCCTTGGCATGCCTACATGGAACCCCCTCCGTCAGAGCCTGTTGACCCTGTGGAACCGCCCCCAGAAACTGATGAAATTGATCCGCGTTTTTCAGAACAATGGGGACTTGATAATAAAGGTCAAACTGGAGGGACAAACGATGTTGATATCAATGCTCCAGAAATGTGGGAACAAATCACAGGCGACAAAGATATTGTTATTGCGGTAATCGATACGGGAGTAAACTACGAACATCCTGATCTGAAAAACAATATTTGGACTAACCCCGGAGAAATACCTGGCAACGGCATTGATGATGATGGTAATGGAGTAATTGATGATGTTCATGGGTTTAATGCTGTTGCCGCAGAGCAAGATCCTAGCTCAGCAACAGCAGGAGACCCCATGGATGATCATGGACACGGAAGCCACTGCGCAGGAATTATTGCTGCAGAAGCAATGAACTCACACGGTGGACGAGGAGTCATGCAGCATGCTTCTATTATCGGTTGTAAATTTTTAACCGCCGAAGGTGGTGGTGAAACCTCTGGGGCTATAGCCTGTCTCGAGTATCTCAGAAACTTAAAAATTCGAGAGAAAAATCCTGTCAATATTTTTGCCACCAGCAATTCATGGGGAGGAGGTGTTAAATCTCAGGCTCTGGAAGATGCCATTCGTGCTCATCAGGAAGAAGGAATTTTGTTCATTGCTGCAGCGTCAAATGACAATCAGAATAACGATACTACAGATGTTTATCCTGCTAACTATACTCTTTCAAACATCGTCTCTGTTGCTGCGACCGATCACAATGATGAAAGGGCTTGGTTTTCGAATTATGGAAAAAGAACAGTTCACTTGGCTGCTCCTGGCGTTGATATCCTTAGCACAGTCTTGGGATCTGACTATGAAAAAATGAGCGGAACTTCAATGGCCACTCCTTTTGTGAGTGGATTAGCAGGAATGATAAAAACCAAATTCCCTTCCTACAACTATGTACAAATCAAGAATTTGTTGATGACTGGCGGTACTCCTGTTGAAGGTCTTAAAGATATCACCATATCTGGAAGAAGAATAAGAGCGATAGATCAGGGTGGATTTGGTTCGATAAGCTGTGAAAACCAAATCGTGAGTACACGTCTTAGCCCCATCGAAAATAAGTTATTGTTGCCCGTCGGATCCAATCTAAAACTGTCTGCACTTAATATTAATTGTTCTGAACCAAATGGTGACGTAGTAGTTCCTATGATGCCAGACGATACTAAATTAACTTTGAGCAATAAAAACCTTTTTGGAAAAAACTCACTCAAAGATGGTATCTATGAACAAGACTGGGTAGCACAGTCTCCGGGAGTTTTTCAATTTTTGTTCCCAGAGAATGATCAAGTAACCGTAAATGTTTATGACCCAACCCATATGAGGGCGTACGTGGCTCATGACGAAAACCAATTTGAATATAGACATATTCAAGGCACTGCTCTCGAAGCACACGATGATTGGATTGCAACAATCGACACACCTTTTCCAATTAAATTTGGCGGAGAAGATCAAGCGTTCAGCATGATTACCATAGGTTCAAATGGAGCCGCAAGCCTAACCAACACTGCTCCTATTGATTTAACTAATACAGAGCTTCCAAATGAAAAATTTATGTCTTTGATCGCTCCATTTTGGGATGATTTAAACCCAGCCGCTTCCGATGGAGATATTTATTTCGATACAATTGGCGAAGCACCCAATCGTGAATTTGTTATTGAATGGAGAAATATACGTCACTACAATAGCTACGATGATATGACCTTCGAAATTGTATTTTTCGAGAATAGCTCAGATATTCTATTTAATTATCTCGATGTCAACGTTGAAAGTTCGGTAATAGATAAAGGTGCGTCCGCCACTATAGGCATCCAAACAACTCCAGAACATACTTTGACACTGAGTTATAACGATGGCACAGTGATTGATTCGAATAAAGGCATTCGTTTTACGCTCGATTCGTTGCTTAATTAG
- a CDS encoding transposase, producing MSRLYETCLSDAAWEIIEPIFPADSKNGRLRFYSVRSLVDAILYILKNGCK from the coding sequence ATGTCACGCTTGTATGAAACCTGCCTATCAGATGCAGCCTGGGAAATAATAGAACCCATTTTTCCTGCAGATTCAAAAAATGGCAGACTTCGATTCTATAGCGTGCGAAGCTTAGTTGATGCCATTTTGTATATTTTGAAAAATGGTTGCAAGTAG
- a CDS encoding IS5 family transposase, with translation MPNDFPPRGIVYHYFRTWSVSGLWQALNAALVAMVMSCAGREPTPSLSSVDSQSQTAEPGVYDRGLDGGKKINGRKRHIAVDTMGLMLLCICTAANMADKVAGERLVVELNKRENFPRMAKILGDNAYLNVGSSLNVGVSTEAAERLKGQKGFVPQIFRWAVERTFAWLNRNRRLVRNYEKSTSHQESMNYIAHASLCIKRLEKWLTT, from the coding sequence TTGCCCAATGATTTCCCACCACGAGGTATCGTTTATCATTACTTTCGCACCTGGTCTGTTTCTGGTTTGTGGCAGGCGTTAAATGCTGCTCTTGTAGCAATGGTGATGAGCTGTGCAGGTCGAGAACCAACTCCATCCCTTTCTTCCGTTGACTCTCAATCCCAGACGGCTGAGCCTGGGGTATATGACCGAGGTTTGGATGGAGGAAAGAAGATAAATGGAAGAAAGCGACATATTGCTGTTGACACCATGGGCCTGATGCTGCTGTGTATTTGCACTGCAGCAAATATGGCTGATAAGGTTGCCGGTGAGAGATTAGTCGTTGAGCTCAACAAGCGTGAAAACTTTCCCAGGATGGCGAAAATACTTGGTGATAATGCCTATCTAAATGTAGGTTCAAGCTTGAATGTAGGAGTAAGCACCGAAGCGGCAGAACGCCTGAAAGGACAAAAGGGATTTGTACCACAGATATTTCGTTGGGCAGTTGAAAGAACTTTTGCCTGGTTGAATAGAAACAGGCGCCTGGTTCGTAACTATGAGAAGAGTACAAGCCATCAGGAATCAATGAACTACATCGCTCATGCAAGCTTGTGCATAAAGCGATTGGAAAAGTGGCTTACCACCTAA
- a CDS encoding DUF507 family protein has product MALYRKIIPKIARDVIRTLSTQEAIEVDESRMSEAELDLAAVMVGYVDTEEEISREAADTLVRLGMPRERFQQLKQRFAERRNVKIGEEGLEYLLNQLLEALFQSKNIEEIYAQDADLRKTIKECMNKSIQVSEEVEQEARSRLKNIKEGTPEWDIEYPRMIAQVKRQKGL; this is encoded by the coding sequence ATGGCCCTGTATAGAAAAATTATTCCTAAAATTGCACGCGACGTAATTCGCACTCTGAGCACTCAAGAGGCCATTGAAGTAGATGAATCCCGCATGAGTGAAGCGGAGCTAGATTTAGCGGCTGTGATGGTAGGTTATGTCGATACCGAAGAAGAGATTAGTCGTGAGGCTGCAGATACTTTGGTAAGACTTGGTATGCCGCGAGAAAGGTTTCAACAGTTGAAACAGCGTTTTGCTGAAAGAAGAAATGTAAAAATTGGAGAAGAGGGTTTGGAGTATTTACTTAACCAACTTCTTGAAGCTCTTTTTCAATCGAAAAATATAGAAGAGATTTATGCCCAAGATGCAGATTTGCGAAAAACTATTAAGGAATGCATGAATAAATCCATTCAGGTAAGTGAAGAAGTTGAGCAAGAAGCACGTTCGCGTCTTAAGAATATTAAGGAAGGAACCCCTGAGTGGGATATCGAATATCCTCGTATGATTGCGCAAGTCAAACGTCAAAAAGGCTTGTAA
- a CDS encoding HEAT repeat domain-containing protein, with product MGLFDFLKSTPSANAISGQVRKAKELYAQPDYRRMAMDKLLKWDTDESLKGLLERFTVVVQSPHWDEEEKKWLVDEIIQKGERMIPLLRNFLFEKNEVNHAIVALKKLVSDPKSYTELLVQALQKRPPGDHRSVQAKREIIAALGDLSDRSLDPILLPYIDDHSDDVQCLVIELLGDSSEEKIIKKLLNTLNNEEHSARVARMSAKVLCDKKVLIEDDIDLSDEVKEEFTIKNKQLVRIEH from the coding sequence ATGGGCTTGTTTGATTTCTTAAAAAGCACCCCCTCTGCTAATGCTATATCCGGTCAAGTCCGCAAAGCTAAAGAACTTTATGCGCAACCAGACTACCGACGCATGGCCATGGATAAATTATTGAAATGGGATACAGATGAAAGCCTAAAAGGACTTTTGGAACGTTTTACCGTGGTAGTCCAATCCCCTCATTGGGATGAAGAAGAAAAAAAGTGGCTGGTGGATGAAATCATTCAAAAAGGCGAACGCATGATTCCGCTACTGCGAAACTTTTTATTTGAAAAAAACGAAGTAAATCATGCAATTGTCGCGCTTAAAAAGCTCGTCTCCGATCCTAAGAGCTACACAGAACTCCTCGTTCAAGCTCTACAAAAGCGTCCTCCTGGAGATCATAGAAGCGTACAGGCTAAACGAGAAATTATTGCCGCACTCGGTGATCTTTCTGATCGCTCCTTAGATCCAATCCTCTTGCCCTATATTGATGATCATAGCGATGATGTGCAATGCCTTGTGATTGAACTACTAGGAGATAGTTCTGAGGAAAAAATCATCAAAAAACTTCTAAATACTCTCAACAATGAAGAACATTCAGCTCGTGTAGCACGTATGAGCGCGAAGGTTCTGTGTGACAAAAAGGTTTTAATTGAAGATGACATTGATCTAAGTGATGAAGTAAAAGAAGAATTCACTATAAAAAATAAACAATTGGTTCGCATTGAGCACTAA